The following proteins come from a genomic window of Coregonus clupeaformis isolate EN_2021a chromosome 2, ASM2061545v1, whole genome shotgun sequence:
- the grnb gene encoding granulin b isoform X2 → MIGVVCLALLGLTSALICPDGGMCEDGNTCCKTPSGGYGCCPLPNAECCSDHLHCCYEGTVCDLVHSECHNKTVSLPWVRRVPAQHLISPLMLEGVRAVICPDGESECPDDTTCCQLPEGSWGCCPLAKAVCCEDKMHCCPEGTKCDLAHSKCVSPTLDSFPMRGKGPARRRQTVTCPGGTSRCPDGTTCCLLTSGDYGCCPYPEARCCTDKLHCCPSNTTCDLEHEMCTSPDTQTPLAKKIPAIPNNVDCADKVSSCPDETTCCLLGNGSYGCCPMPNAVCCPDHLHCCPEGTTCDMEQSTCVSKHGQTSMAVKFPATLTTTSLQSAVNAVPCNDSVACADGTTCCKLLNGEWACCPLPKAVCCDDHLHCCPHGTICNLVESTCDDPSSGSALVPMLDKVPAFSYASKDEPLPNSKCDKSTSCPGKSTCCKTTTGNWACCPLPNAVCCNDHLHCCPHGTVCNLEASTCDDPSGFNMPWVTKVPALTTQAPLATEMCDEQTMCPGGTTCCRQNSGQWACCPLPDAVCCDNNEHFCPKGYTCNVAEQTCDKAGTLSLPWVPKVLALLVHRVLPQASAPSVPPAKNMCDPHTSCPKYTTCCFMNKAGKWGCCPLPKAVCCADGDHCCPSGYSCDDHKTSCTKGHLTIPWYRKEKALTEGAMLKDVKCDDKSSCASGATCCKLPTGEWGCCPLVKAVCCTDHEHCCPQGYSCNMQTGTCDKPVEGVLLHTVPLTEVAESQQRAAEMGMDVKCDSTGEYSCPKLETCCKTSPTEWSCCPAPKAICCADTKHCCPMGYTCDLERGGCSQQAELSWDIFYTHNIKRDFVPFGL, encoded by the exons ATG ATAGGGGTGGTGTGTCTGGCCCTCCTAGGCCTGACCTCAGCCCTGATTTGTCCCGATGGTGGGATGTGTGAAGATGGGAACACCTGCTGCAAGACCCCCAGCGGTGGATATGGCTGCTGTCCATTACCAAAT GCTGAGTGCTGTTCCGACCACCTGCATTGCTGCTATGAGGGGACAGTGTGTGACTTAGTCCACTCCGAGTGCCACAATAAAACCGTCTCTCTGCCGTGGGTCAGAAGAGTCCCTGCACAACACCTAATCAGCCCTCTG ATGCTGGAGGGCGTGAGGGCAGTCATTTGTCCCGACGGCGAGTCGGAGTGTCCGGACGACACCACCTGCTGTCAACTCCCAGAAGGCTCCTGGGGCTGCTGTCCGCTGGCCAAG GCGGTGTGCTGTGAGGACAAGATGCACTGCTGTCCAGAGGGCACCAAGTGTGACCTAGCCCACTCCAAGTGTGTGTCGCCCACCCTGGATTCCTTCCCCATGAGGGGAAAGGGGCCTGCAAGGAGGAGGCAGACGG TGACATGCCCAGGTGGTACGAGCAGATGCCCAGACGGAACCACCTGTTGCCTGCTGACCAGTGGAGACTATGGCTGCTGCCCCTACCCGGAG GCTAGGTGCTGTACCGACAAACTCCACTGTTGCCCCAGCAATACAACCTGTGACCTGGAGCATGAGATGTGCACTTCCCCCGACACACAGACCCCACTGGCCAAGAAGATCCCTGCCATCCCCAACAATG TGGATTGTGCAGACAAGGTGTCATCGTGTCCTGACGAGACCACTTGCTGCCTGCTGGGAAATGGGAGTTATGGCTGCTGCCCTATGCCAAAT GCTGTGTGTTGTCCGGACCACCTCCACTGCTGTCCTGAGGGAACCACCTGTGACATGGAACAGAGCACCTGTGTGTCTAAACACGGCCAAACTTCCATGGCTGTCAAATTCCCCGCCACATTGACCACGACATCCCTACAGAGCgcag TCAATGCTGTGCCCTGCAACGACTCTGTGGCCTGCGCTGACGGGACCACGTGCTGTAAATTACTAAATGGAGAATGGGCCTGCTGCCCCCTGCCCAAG GCTGTGTGTTGTGATGACCACCTCCACTGCTGCCCCCACGGGACCATCTGTAACTTGGTAGAGAGTACGTGTGATGACCCTTCTTCGGGCTCTGCCCTGGTACCCATGCTGGACAAGGTGCCGGCCTTTAGCTATGCGTCGAAGGATGAGCCGCTGCCCAATAGCAAATGTGACAAATCCACGTCGTGCCCGGGCAAATCCACGTGCTGCAAGACCACCACAGGAAACTGGGCATGCTGCCCCCTGCCCAAT GCGGTGTGTTGCAACGACCACCTCCACTGCTGCCCCCACGGCACTGTGTGTAACCTGGAGGCCAGTACCTGTGATGACCCCTCAGGCTTCAACATGCCGTGGGTCACCAAGGTGCCAGCACTCACCACCCAGGCACCACTGGCCACTGAGATGTGTGACGAACAGACCATGTGCCCCGGGGGCACCACCTGCTGCAGACAGAACTCAGGACAGTGGGCATGCTGTCCTCTACCTGAT GCGGTGTGCTGCGACAACAATGAGCACTTCTGCCCTAAAGGCTACACGTGTAACGTGGCCGAGCAGACCTGTGACAAAGCCGGGACCCTCAGCTTGCCCTGGGTCCCCAAGGTGCTAGCCCTGCTCGTGCACAGAGTGCTTCCCCAGGCCAGTGCCCCCTCCGTCCCCCCAGCCAAGAACATGTGTGACCCCCACACCAGCTGCCCCAAATATACCACCTGCTGCTTCATGAACAAGGCTGGCAAGTGGGGATGCTGCCCCCTGCCAAAG GCGGTGTGCTGTGCCGACGGAGACCACTGCTGCCCCAGCGGCTACAGCTGTGATGACCACAAGACCTCCTGCACTAAGGGCCACCTGACCATCCCCTGGTACCGCAAAGAGAAGGCCCTGACTGAGGGAGCCATGTTGAAAGACGTAAAGTGTGACGACAAGAGCAGCTGTGCCTCGGGGGCCACCTGCTGCAAGCTGCCCACAGGCGAATGGGGCTGCTGTCCCCTGGTCAAG GCTGTTTGCTGTACAGACCACGAGCACTGCTGCCCCCAGGGCTACAGCTGCAACATGCAGACTGGGACCTGTGATAAACCTGTAGAGGGTGTTCTCCTACATACGGTACCCCTGACAGAGGTGGCAGAGTCCCAGCAGAGGGCAGCAGAGATGGGTATGGATGTGAAGTGTGACAGCACCGGAGAGTACAGCTGTCCCAAACTGGAGACCTGCTGCAAGACCTCACCCACAGAATGGTCCTGCTGCCCTGCACCAAAG GCCATATGCTGCGCAGACACCAAGCACTGCTGCCCCATGGGATACACATGTGACCTGGAGCGGGGAGGCTGCTCCCAGCAGGCTGAGTTGAGCTGGGACATTTTCTACACCCACAACATAAAGAGAGACTTTGTTCCTTTTGGACTCTGA
- the grnb gene encoding granulin b isoform X1 has protein sequence MANFVITRVLGFLNPSSQTVQIGVVCLALLGLTSALICPDGGMCEDGNTCCKTPSGGYGCCPLPNAECCSDHLHCCYEGTVCDLVHSECHNKTVSLPWVRRVPAQHLISPLMLEGVRAVICPDGESECPDDTTCCQLPEGSWGCCPLAKAVCCEDKMHCCPEGTKCDLAHSKCVSPTLDSFPMRGKGPARRRQTVTCPGGTSRCPDGTTCCLLTSGDYGCCPYPEARCCTDKLHCCPSNTTCDLEHEMCTSPDTQTPLAKKIPAIPNNVDCADKVSSCPDETTCCLLGNGSYGCCPMPNAVCCPDHLHCCPEGTTCDMEQSTCVSKHGQTSMAVKFPATLTTTSLQSAVNAVPCNDSVACADGTTCCKLLNGEWACCPLPKAVCCDDHLHCCPHGTICNLVESTCDDPSSGSALVPMLDKVPAFSYASKDEPLPNSKCDKSTSCPGKSTCCKTTTGNWACCPLPNAVCCNDHLHCCPHGTVCNLEASTCDDPSGFNMPWVTKVPALTTQAPLATEMCDEQTMCPGGTTCCRQNSGQWACCPLPDAVCCDNNEHFCPKGYTCNVAEQTCDKAGTLSLPWVPKVLALLVHRVLPQASAPSVPPAKNMCDPHTSCPKYTTCCFMNKAGKWGCCPLPKAVCCADGDHCCPSGYSCDDHKTSCTKGHLTIPWYRKEKALTEGAMLKDVKCDDKSSCASGATCCKLPTGEWGCCPLVKAVCCTDHEHCCPQGYSCNMQTGTCDKPVEGVLLHTVPLTEVAESQQRAAEMGMDVKCDSTGEYSCPKLETCCKTSPTEWSCCPAPKAICCADTKHCCPMGYTCDLERGGCSQQAELSWDIFYTHNIKRDFVPFGL, from the exons ATGGCCAACTTCGTCATAACACGAGTCTTAGGTTTTCTTAATCCCTCTTCTCAAACTGTGCAGATAGGGGTGGTGTGTCTGGCCCTCCTAGGCCTGACCTCAGCCCTGATTTGTCCCGATGGTGGGATGTGTGAAGATGGGAACACCTGCTGCAAGACCCCCAGCGGTGGATATGGCTGCTGTCCATTACCAAAT GCTGAGTGCTGTTCCGACCACCTGCATTGCTGCTATGAGGGGACAGTGTGTGACTTAGTCCACTCCGAGTGCCACAATAAAACCGTCTCTCTGCCGTGGGTCAGAAGAGTCCCTGCACAACACCTAATCAGCCCTCTG ATGCTGGAGGGCGTGAGGGCAGTCATTTGTCCCGACGGCGAGTCGGAGTGTCCGGACGACACCACCTGCTGTCAACTCCCAGAAGGCTCCTGGGGCTGCTGTCCGCTGGCCAAG GCGGTGTGCTGTGAGGACAAGATGCACTGCTGTCCAGAGGGCACCAAGTGTGACCTAGCCCACTCCAAGTGTGTGTCGCCCACCCTGGATTCCTTCCCCATGAGGGGAAAGGGGCCTGCAAGGAGGAGGCAGACGG TGACATGCCCAGGTGGTACGAGCAGATGCCCAGACGGAACCACCTGTTGCCTGCTGACCAGTGGAGACTATGGCTGCTGCCCCTACCCGGAG GCTAGGTGCTGTACCGACAAACTCCACTGTTGCCCCAGCAATACAACCTGTGACCTGGAGCATGAGATGTGCACTTCCCCCGACACACAGACCCCACTGGCCAAGAAGATCCCTGCCATCCCCAACAATG TGGATTGTGCAGACAAGGTGTCATCGTGTCCTGACGAGACCACTTGCTGCCTGCTGGGAAATGGGAGTTATGGCTGCTGCCCTATGCCAAAT GCTGTGTGTTGTCCGGACCACCTCCACTGCTGTCCTGAGGGAACCACCTGTGACATGGAACAGAGCACCTGTGTGTCTAAACACGGCCAAACTTCCATGGCTGTCAAATTCCCCGCCACATTGACCACGACATCCCTACAGAGCgcag TCAATGCTGTGCCCTGCAACGACTCTGTGGCCTGCGCTGACGGGACCACGTGCTGTAAATTACTAAATGGAGAATGGGCCTGCTGCCCCCTGCCCAAG GCTGTGTGTTGTGATGACCACCTCCACTGCTGCCCCCACGGGACCATCTGTAACTTGGTAGAGAGTACGTGTGATGACCCTTCTTCGGGCTCTGCCCTGGTACCCATGCTGGACAAGGTGCCGGCCTTTAGCTATGCGTCGAAGGATGAGCCGCTGCCCAATAGCAAATGTGACAAATCCACGTCGTGCCCGGGCAAATCCACGTGCTGCAAGACCACCACAGGAAACTGGGCATGCTGCCCCCTGCCCAAT GCGGTGTGTTGCAACGACCACCTCCACTGCTGCCCCCACGGCACTGTGTGTAACCTGGAGGCCAGTACCTGTGATGACCCCTCAGGCTTCAACATGCCGTGGGTCACCAAGGTGCCAGCACTCACCACCCAGGCACCACTGGCCACTGAGATGTGTGACGAACAGACCATGTGCCCCGGGGGCACCACCTGCTGCAGACAGAACTCAGGACAGTGGGCATGCTGTCCTCTACCTGAT GCGGTGTGCTGCGACAACAATGAGCACTTCTGCCCTAAAGGCTACACGTGTAACGTGGCCGAGCAGACCTGTGACAAAGCCGGGACCCTCAGCTTGCCCTGGGTCCCCAAGGTGCTAGCCCTGCTCGTGCACAGAGTGCTTCCCCAGGCCAGTGCCCCCTCCGTCCCCCCAGCCAAGAACATGTGTGACCCCCACACCAGCTGCCCCAAATATACCACCTGCTGCTTCATGAACAAGGCTGGCAAGTGGGGATGCTGCCCCCTGCCAAAG GCGGTGTGCTGTGCCGACGGAGACCACTGCTGCCCCAGCGGCTACAGCTGTGATGACCACAAGACCTCCTGCACTAAGGGCCACCTGACCATCCCCTGGTACCGCAAAGAGAAGGCCCTGACTGAGGGAGCCATGTTGAAAGACGTAAAGTGTGACGACAAGAGCAGCTGTGCCTCGGGGGCCACCTGCTGCAAGCTGCCCACAGGCGAATGGGGCTGCTGTCCCCTGGTCAAG GCTGTTTGCTGTACAGACCACGAGCACTGCTGCCCCCAGGGCTACAGCTGCAACATGCAGACTGGGACCTGTGATAAACCTGTAGAGGGTGTTCTCCTACATACGGTACCCCTGACAGAGGTGGCAGAGTCCCAGCAGAGGGCAGCAGAGATGGGTATGGATGTGAAGTGTGACAGCACCGGAGAGTACAGCTGTCCCAAACTGGAGACCTGCTGCAAGACCTCACCCACAGAATGGTCCTGCTGCCCTGCACCAAAG GCCATATGCTGCGCAGACACCAAGCACTGCTGCCCCATGGGATACACATGTGACCTGGAGCGGGGAGGCTGCTCCCAGCAGGCTGAGTTGAGCTGGGACATTTTCTACACCCACAACATAAAGAGAGACTTTGTTCCTTTTGGACTCTGA
- the grnb gene encoding granulin b isoform X3: MHCCPEGTKCDLAHSKCVSPTLDSFPMRGKGPARRRQTVTCPGGTSRCPDGTTCCLLTSGDYGCCPYPEARCCTDKLHCCPSNTTCDLEHEMCTSPDTQTPLAKKIPAIPNNVDCADKVSSCPDETTCCLLGNGSYGCCPMPNAVCCPDHLHCCPEGTTCDMEQSTCVSKHGQTSMAVKFPATLTTTSLQSAVNAVPCNDSVACADGTTCCKLLNGEWACCPLPKAVCCDDHLHCCPHGTICNLVESTCDDPSSGSALVPMLDKVPAFSYASKDEPLPNSKCDKSTSCPGKSTCCKTTTGNWACCPLPNAVCCNDHLHCCPHGTVCNLEASTCDDPSGFNMPWVTKVPALTTQAPLATEMCDEQTMCPGGTTCCRQNSGQWACCPLPDAVCCDNNEHFCPKGYTCNVAEQTCDKAGTLSLPWVPKVLALLVHRVLPQASAPSVPPAKNMCDPHTSCPKYTTCCFMNKAGKWGCCPLPKAVCCADGDHCCPSGYSCDDHKTSCTKGHLTIPWYRKEKALTEGAMLKDVKCDDKSSCASGATCCKLPTGEWGCCPLVKAVCCTDHEHCCPQGYSCNMQTGTCDKPVEGVLLHTVPLTEVAESQQRAAEMGMDVKCDSTGEYSCPKLETCCKTSPTEWSCCPAPKAICCADTKHCCPMGYTCDLERGGCSQQAELSWDIFYTHNIKRDFVPFGL; encoded by the exons ATGCACTGCTGTCCAGAGGGCACCAAGTGTGACCTAGCCCACTCCAAGTGTGTGTCGCCCACCCTGGATTCCTTCCCCATGAGGGGAAAGGGGCCTGCAAGGAGGAGGCAGACGG TGACATGCCCAGGTGGTACGAGCAGATGCCCAGACGGAACCACCTGTTGCCTGCTGACCAGTGGAGACTATGGCTGCTGCCCCTACCCGGAG GCTAGGTGCTGTACCGACAAACTCCACTGTTGCCCCAGCAATACAACCTGTGACCTGGAGCATGAGATGTGCACTTCCCCCGACACACAGACCCCACTGGCCAAGAAGATCCCTGCCATCCCCAACAATG TGGATTGTGCAGACAAGGTGTCATCGTGTCCTGACGAGACCACTTGCTGCCTGCTGGGAAATGGGAGTTATGGCTGCTGCCCTATGCCAAAT GCTGTGTGTTGTCCGGACCACCTCCACTGCTGTCCTGAGGGAACCACCTGTGACATGGAACAGAGCACCTGTGTGTCTAAACACGGCCAAACTTCCATGGCTGTCAAATTCCCCGCCACATTGACCACGACATCCCTACAGAGCgcag TCAATGCTGTGCCCTGCAACGACTCTGTGGCCTGCGCTGACGGGACCACGTGCTGTAAATTACTAAATGGAGAATGGGCCTGCTGCCCCCTGCCCAAG GCTGTGTGTTGTGATGACCACCTCCACTGCTGCCCCCACGGGACCATCTGTAACTTGGTAGAGAGTACGTGTGATGACCCTTCTTCGGGCTCTGCCCTGGTACCCATGCTGGACAAGGTGCCGGCCTTTAGCTATGCGTCGAAGGATGAGCCGCTGCCCAATAGCAAATGTGACAAATCCACGTCGTGCCCGGGCAAATCCACGTGCTGCAAGACCACCACAGGAAACTGGGCATGCTGCCCCCTGCCCAAT GCGGTGTGTTGCAACGACCACCTCCACTGCTGCCCCCACGGCACTGTGTGTAACCTGGAGGCCAGTACCTGTGATGACCCCTCAGGCTTCAACATGCCGTGGGTCACCAAGGTGCCAGCACTCACCACCCAGGCACCACTGGCCACTGAGATGTGTGACGAACAGACCATGTGCCCCGGGGGCACCACCTGCTGCAGACAGAACTCAGGACAGTGGGCATGCTGTCCTCTACCTGAT GCGGTGTGCTGCGACAACAATGAGCACTTCTGCCCTAAAGGCTACACGTGTAACGTGGCCGAGCAGACCTGTGACAAAGCCGGGACCCTCAGCTTGCCCTGGGTCCCCAAGGTGCTAGCCCTGCTCGTGCACAGAGTGCTTCCCCAGGCCAGTGCCCCCTCCGTCCCCCCAGCCAAGAACATGTGTGACCCCCACACCAGCTGCCCCAAATATACCACCTGCTGCTTCATGAACAAGGCTGGCAAGTGGGGATGCTGCCCCCTGCCAAAG GCGGTGTGCTGTGCCGACGGAGACCACTGCTGCCCCAGCGGCTACAGCTGTGATGACCACAAGACCTCCTGCACTAAGGGCCACCTGACCATCCCCTGGTACCGCAAAGAGAAGGCCCTGACTGAGGGAGCCATGTTGAAAGACGTAAAGTGTGACGACAAGAGCAGCTGTGCCTCGGGGGCCACCTGCTGCAAGCTGCCCACAGGCGAATGGGGCTGCTGTCCCCTGGTCAAG GCTGTTTGCTGTACAGACCACGAGCACTGCTGCCCCCAGGGCTACAGCTGCAACATGCAGACTGGGACCTGTGATAAACCTGTAGAGGGTGTTCTCCTACATACGGTACCCCTGACAGAGGTGGCAGAGTCCCAGCAGAGGGCAGCAGAGATGGGTATGGATGTGAAGTGTGACAGCACCGGAGAGTACAGCTGTCCCAAACTGGAGACCTGCTGCAAGACCTCACCCACAGAATGGTCCTGCTGCCCTGCACCAAAG GCCATATGCTGCGCAGACACCAAGCACTGCTGCCCCATGGGATACACATGTGACCTGGAGCGGGGAGGCTGCTCCCAGCAGGCTGAGTTGAGCTGGGACATTTTCTACACCCACAACATAAAGAGAGACTTTGTTCCTTTTGGACTCTGA